The window CATTAAAAGCTCATTTCACCTTGCAGAAATTACATGAaaactgaatggcacacacaacaCCTTTGAGTATGACTCGATTTGTTTTTTCCACCCTATTCTACTACAAACATAATTATTCGACATCTAAAAGACTCTTAGAGACAATCTACTTAGAATATCATCTATGGCAATGTGTCAATATTAGGCACAAAGTTCAATGAGTGGCACGTGGATGAGAAAAGTACCATTGGCATTAGCATGGTGTATTCAGTTCTACAAAACATATAAACACTAAAGTACAAAATGTGTTTTGGTGTTATAACTTCTTTAAACAAAGATGAAGTTGTTGTTGAttaagttgttgttgttgatgactgTGTAACATTATAATAGGGCATACTTGTGCTTTGAATTATGCCTATTAGAAGAAAACCTGTCTAAACTTGAAGGAAACAGTAAGCATTGCCTGGACATTTGTCCTGGATCTCTACTGTATGCACAACTGACTTGTTTCCTGTAATAAACCTTATAATTATAGTAGAGGAGCGTTGTAGTCTGAAGAGCACCTTTATAATACAAACAATGACAATAACCATAATCAAACGTGTGGTTGTTGAATATCGCTGTGTCTAAAATGACACCCTACTCCACATACagtccagtgcactactttagaccagagttctATGTTAGCTATAAGACAAATAAATGACACACAACTCCACATAGagtccagtgcactactttagaccagagttctATGTTAGCTATAAGACAAATAAATGACACACAACTCCACATAGagtccagtgcactactttagaccagagttctATGTTAGCTATAAGAcaaatagggtgtaatttgagaTGTACTGTTATGATTTACCGTAAGAAATAAATCCCTAGAAAAGGCAGATCCAAAACattgaaacagacagactgaaccagggGAGCTGTGTGTTGTCCCAttacagagggaagagagggggaatggggctTAAAATTCTATCTTGCAGGCGGGGAAAGACTCATCCTGCATGACCACGGTGCTGCTGGAGGCCAGAACCATGATGTTTAGCTCCTGCTGCCGTTCATGGGTCTGCTGGTACCACTCCCGAGTCACATCTGTGTCATGGGTGGGAATCAACGTCacctgcaggagagagagaaagagagagaggcagagagattgAGGTAATGGATAGAGGTAGGAGGAAGAAAGGAGGAAAATCAGAGGAGAAGAAGatggggagaacagagagagagaagggagagatgaaaaggagagaggtagaaagatggGAGATTTAATCAGGTGTTAAAGCAGACAAAGAAATCCCATGACTGAAACTGAAGTCCATCTCAGATTGATTGTCTGGGGCCAAGTAAATTTCCCCTTTCGTGTAAAAAGTCATGACCATCATGCTTTAATGGAAAGAGTATCATTTTGAACATGTATTAAACTGGGAGTTTGACCAATTCCAGTCCCCTTGATCTGCAGGCCTATAAAAGGTCCTGTCCCTTGGTCTATATTATCAGATGTGCTATTAACAATAAGCTTAATCTCCTGTGGCccaactgatgcagcatagtgTCTATACATACATAGACTGAAGCATGGGGTTTATCCATCTGTATTTACCCCATTGGACACAACATCCTGATAGATATTATTATCATTTATAATTATTGTTaataattattaattattattaaatcggaaaaatatgtttttttcttgGTTTCTATTACAAAGTATGtcattgcccctttaagagctcTGTTGCACAGCTGTGCCTAAACCATGCTTGAAACTCAGGTTGGAACTGCAGTTTTTAAATGATGCCACGTGGGCAATTGTGGGAGTAGGGAAATAAGTGTGGCAGCAATGGAAAGCTGGGATTCCCCTCTCTTTAAACAAAAGCCAAAACTGCTTTCTGAAGTGTTTTCCCCACGCTTGCATTAACAATGGTTGTGCATTGACTGTTTGTCAGAATACATTTCCCTCCCTATGGCTTTCGCAACTTAAATACGCATCGAGAGGAATATTTCTCCCGCATAGAACACACAACAACAAGCCGTCTAGGTAAATAGGTCAACTATTCTACTATGGGGTTCTCTGATTGTTTTAACAACACATTTACATGGCAGAAATTGTAGCACTGGTTCCATCCTGAGTGATAAATTAGAGGCTTTTAATTACTTTGCAAGGAGCTACAGTAGGCTACACTCCGCTGTTTGAGTTGAGCGCCACAGGTAGTCAGGTgtgctagttagttagttaagaTGCATAGGGGGTGAATGTCATGCACAGGTGATGTATTGATCCATCAACTGAATGATTGAGCTCCATCTAATTCTATGGCATTGATTTGTTACCTGTAGGTTGGATCCCCACTGGGCCTTGCCCTCCAGTAGAGCGTCCAGGACCACTCGGCTGGGCTCGTCATTGCCCACATCGTTCCCGCTCACCACGTAGTATGCAGAGCGGACGCGTTTGAAGAACTCCTGGTCCACGTTCTTAGCACTGCAGTGGTTGGGGATGTAGGCCAAGTCTACGTAGATAGGAGGGCCTTGGGGAACCACGGAACTGGACCTCTGAGAGCCTAGGGGGAAGGACAAGGAGTCCGTGCTCAGACGTTTCCATACGATTTGATGCTTTCCACAAGGTCGCTGGTTTAAACTCCAACTGCTTatttcctccctcccccctcctttcctcAATCACTTTCCACAGCCTAGCAGCCTTgacttagcctggtcccagatctgtttgtgctatgtTGTGCAATGTgtaatgcactgtactgtacactactaGTCATATTATGCATAACATAATAATACGATTGTtgaataaatatactgtataatgGGGACACTTGTTACCTGAGGTGCTCTTAACTCCGTTGGCCACCCTGCCGGCGTTGTAGCTGGACCTGGAGAGGTCATCGTCTCTGGAGCCCTGTCCGTCTGACAGATGGGACATCctcaagctcttctctgtctccttcttcttCAGCGAGGCACTGCGAGGGGACGGCAACTGCTTCACTGGCATGGGGGACCGCTTACGGCGAGCCGGAGATGCCGACTTGGGTTTCCCTGTCTTCCGCACGCCTTTCGTCTTGGGGTCCTTCTTGAGGGGCGACTCTGAGGTTGCCCGGTTCTGGTCATTGGCCAGAGCGTCGGGGTCCACCATGCAGACGTTGGGGTGAGGGGGGTTGGGTAAGGGGTCCATGAGGGGGGCGGGAGGGGGGTCACGGGGGCTCatcctggaggaggaggaggggtgatggTGGCCCCCTCCCATGGTGGAGAACTTATCCACAGGCAGGTACTCAGTGTCATCATCCGAGTCCATGTTGCTGTTGCCCGTGATGGAGGGGCACTCCTTTGTCCCTGGGGGAACGTCTGAATCTGACTGCGACGGTATAGACTCGCTGACGGAGGTTGGGGGGGTGTCTTCTCTGGCTAACCCCAGCCCAGCCGTCCCGGCGTGGGGGACAGAGTCGCCCTGGAAGTGGGGGTGATGGGGCTGTTTGTTGGCTCTCTTCTTGACTGACAGGTCATGTTCGTCCCCTTCCTGCGATTGGTCGCTCCTGCGTCCCCGctcctcgtcctcctcatcgCTGGACTGCTGTTGCATACTGGGATTGATGAAGGAGGGTGAGAGGTCTCCTTTGCGGTGCCTGTGCTCCGAGGAGGAGTAGCCAGGGGAGGCTTTGGAGGAGGACGTGTAGGAGGAGGCGCCCATTTCAGGAGGGAGGTCCGGGTCGCTGTCGTCATCATCATCTCTTCCTCCTGCTTCTCCTCGGCACGACGCCTCCGTGTAGAAGGGGGAGCCGAAGGTGTGatcagtggaggagagggagagcgggCGGGCGGGACACTCTGGTTCCATTTCGCATTCCTCCTCAAACTCGTCCTCGTGGCGGTAATGAGGCGGGGAGTCGCCAGGAACCATGTCCATCTGGGGCTTCTGCATGTTCCACTCATAGGAGCTCCTCACCTTTTTCTCCTCAGCTGTACCCAGACCTGGGCTCACGCAGCTGGCCCCCGGCCCTGCACTGATGGGGGAGCTCATGCTGCTGACCTCCATGGGACCATTGACTGTGTCTGGCTTGGTGggcagcagagaggagggcaTGTACGAGGTGAGCACATCAGGGAGACCAGCGCCATCTATCTTACCTGAGGTGGTGGTGCTGCTGCCGTGTTTTTCGGAGAAGGACAGGCCCATCTCTCGCATGTAACCTTCCtcgtcatcctcttcctcactacTGTCAGAGTTTTCAAAGTAATGCTTGCCTGTTGAGTCGGGCCGTGGGGACGAGGTGACACCAAACAAACCCGTGGCGATGGCATCCTTCTCCTTGGGCGACTGGGAGAAAGGCCCATAACCCCCTGCAGCCTGCAGCTTGGACTCATCCGCCCATTCCGGTTTATAGAAGCAGTCCGACTGGGGGCCTTTGTTCACAACACTTCCTTCCATCGAGGCAACATGCTCCTTTTTGTCTTCCGAGGAGGAAGCGGAGGAGTGCGAGTGGAAAGGTTTGATCTCCTCAAAGGGGCTGTGAGGAGAGAAGCGGGCCAGACTGGAGGTGGATTCTGCGGGGGTGGTGGTGGCCGTTCTCATCTGCTTCTCCGAAACCTCCAGGTACTCGTTTTTAACCATCCCGCAGGAACTGGAAAAGGAGGAGGAGTCCATGGCCAGGGAGTGTTCGTCTTTAAAGGAGGAGTGTTCATCTTTAAAGGAGGCATGTTCATCTTTAAAGGAGGGATGTTCATCTTTAAAGGATGCGTGTTCATCTTTAAAGGAGGCATGTTCATCTTTAAAGGATGCGTGTTCATCTTTAAAGGAGGCATGTTCATCTTTAAAGGGGGCGTGTTCATCGTTAAAGGGGGCGTGTTCATCTTTAAAGGGGGCGTGTTCATCTTTAAAGGAGGCATGTTCATCTTTAAATGAGGCATGTTCATCTTTAAAGGAGGCATGTTCATCTTTAAAGGAGCCGGGTTCATCTTTAAAGGAGGAGTACTCGAAGCCGGCACTGTCTGCATCGTGTTTGAAGATGTGGTCGGAGGCGTTGGCTGGGGTCTCCAGCTCCTCGCCGAACTGCCGGCTGGTGGAGAGTGACGGACCGGACGTAGAGGAGGAGTAGCTGTAGGAAGAGGAGGACGAGTATGCCGTGGCagaggtggtggtgtagtggaAGCCTGATGAGACTCCTACTGTGTCTCCTGTTTTCTTACCACCGTCAGCTCTCTCGCTGTGGACATAGTCGTCTTTTCCCTCTTTGTCCTTGTCTTTCTCCCCACCGTAAGAATAATCAAACCCAGAGGAGTACCCAGAGAACGCTGTGTCACCTTTGCAGGTGGTGGAAGAAGGTGGAGTAGTCGGCTTTGCCTGGCTGTTGTAACCGTAGCCCACCATGGAAACCATAAACTCTGGCTCTTTCGAGCTCATGCCGTCTGGTGAAATCGGCTTTGCCTGGCTGTTGTAACCATCTGCACCTTTCTTTAGTATGTCCCGCTCTTTGTTGTACtcctcatcatcgtcatcatcatcgtcatcatcatcatccatgTCGGCACCCTCGTCCTCAAACTTCTCTCCAAGTTTGGCTGGGGATTTAGTTGTAATCCCCTTATCAGGGAGTTTGGAGTCTGTGAAATCTGTCTCTTTTGAGCTCATGCCGTCTGGTGAAGTCAGCTTTGCCTGGCTGCTGTAACCATAGCCGGCCATAGAAACCATAAACTCTGGCTCTTTCGAGCTCAAGCCGTCTGGCGAAGTCAGCTTTGCCTGGCTGCTGTAACCATAGCCGGCCATAGAAACCATAAACTCTGGCTCTTTCGAGCTCAAGTCGTCTGGTGAAGTCGGCTTTGCCTGACTATTGTAACCATCTGCAATTTTTTTTAGTACATCCCTCTCTTTTTTGtactcctcctcatcatcgtcatcatcgtcatcatcatcatccatgTCGGCACCCTCGTCCTCAAACGTCTCTCCAAGTTTggctgtggatttagatgttatCCCCTCATCAGGGAGTTTGGAGTCTGTGAAATCTGTCTCTTTTGAGCTCACGTCGTCTGGTGAAGTCAGCTTTGCCTGGCTGCTGTAACCATAGCCGGCCATAGAAACCATAAACTGGGGCTGTTTTGAGCTCACACCATCGATGAAAGGACTTTTGACTTCCTTTTCCGATTTCTCTTTGGCACCTTTCTCCATGTCTGAGTCAATAGCATCCTCCTCGTCATCgtcctcatcctcttcttcatcctcttcatcatcatAATCATCGTAGTCTTCCTCATCCCTGGCTGTTAGCTTCCTCATGTCTATCTCCAGTTCCACCTCTTTGTCATGGTAGCTCATTGAAGAGGGTTTGGCTGAAGCACTACCTGTTACAGAGGTGTAATCACTGTGAACTTTATGAGGGAAGGAGTCTCTCTCTGATGATAAGGATGTGGTTGAAGCCTCTGGTCTATCAGCCATGGATGGGaatctgctctctctgctgtatccACGTGGCTCACTTATCTTCTCTATGGATTCAGAGCCATGGAGCCATGGaaagggggaagaggaagaggaggaggaagacacaTCTTTTCCATGAGAGCTAGTGAACCCCTCCTTGTCTGAGGGGAAAGCGGAGTCCTTTTTCTGTGTGTCCATCTCCTTCATACTGTCCTTCCCCATTTCTTCTGACTGGTCCTTCTGATAACTGGTTTTGTTGTCATAGATATCACTGTAAGAGAAAGTCTTGCCGTGTACATATGGGGTGTCCTGTCTTATTTCTTCTTCTGAGcgtttctctctactctctcgctCCGGGAAATCATACAGATTGAACTGGACACTTTTCTCTGGCTCTTTCAAAGTTACATGGTCCTTTTTTCTGGATAATGCTGCATCCTTTTTGTCATCTTCAAAGTCCAACTTACTTTGCTCTACTGATAAAGCTCTAGACCCTGTTCCACTTGGTTGAACAAcatcatcttcctcatcttcctccaccTCGTCTTGCTCGTCGGAGTGCATGATCTGGGGTTTGGTTGTTTGCTCCATGTAACCAGAGAACTGTGTCTCGTCTGTCGACCCCGGTTTATTCTGCAGATACTTGAACTTGATGTCATCCTCTGCAAGTCCTTTGTCCCTCTCAGACAGCTTCTCTTCTTGAGGTGATTCATCGTCCAAGAACCTACCCTCCTTCTGTTCCAAATACTTAGCTTTAACACAGGGTTTGAGATCCTTTTTCTCATAATAGTCATCATCGTCATCCTCATCTGATTCTTCAAAGGGGGTCTTGTTACCAGAAAGCCCCATTTTCTGGAGCTCAGTTTCAGTTTTGtccattttgttgtttttcttctcCTCTGTGGGGGAGTAGCCACTGCTGGTGGGGACCGGCTGGGTGGGTGAGGCCAGCTTCACGGTGCTGTCGTCTGGTCTAAGACATCTCTCTTCACCTTCAAACATGGAACTAGGCTTAAACCCgctggagaaagagggaggagaaggaggcgcAAAGGCAGTGGAGGGGGATTTATCCTTGTCCTGGAGCAACATGGCTGCCGTCGCCTGCTCGTAGCCCTCTTGGAGTTTCCCCAAGGGGATATCAACGTTAGGAGTCTGGTCCTcgtcttcatcctcctcttcgTCATACTCCTCATGGACAGGTTTGGTCTTCCTCCCAGCCTCCATCTCGGTAACAAAAGGCTGGTACTCCTTTGAAGGAGGAGAACTGAAGTTCTTGTCCTCCTCCAGGGAGGAGGTGGGAGAGATGGTTCCAGCCGAGTGGAGGTAGTCCTTCCCGTGGGTGGCCTCGGTGCGGTACGGGATGCTATTGACCGTGTCCAGGTGAAGAGagctcctccctgtctctgtctctgtctgcgggGCGGTCACCGATGCGATGGACTGGTCGTCCGCCATGGAAGTGGCGAACGAGGACAGTTTGTCGTACTCTGTGATGGACGTGGCTGAAGAGATGTGCTCTTCCTCGGCAAGCGGAGCTGTGATGATGCTTGGATAGGCTGCCAACACTGGGTCATGTCTTCCCACAAAGCCTTTGGCTTTGAAGTCTGAGGCGTCAGACGTAGCTGAGGCTCTCATCTCCCTAACACCATACACAGAGTCAAAGGATCCTGGAACGTCAGGAACGGTGATGTCGCAGGAAGCAACGTCGTAGCGGAGGTGTGGGATCCTGTCCTCGGGTTCTTCATGGATCTCCTCATCGGAGATGGTCTGCTCCGTTTCGGAATAAGCAGGAATAGTCTCATCTTGGATGAAGGACACTTGCTCAGAGGCAGCGGTAGTGGTTTGTCCAGAGGCGACTGCGGTTGAAAACGATTTAAAGTCAGTTGACTTGGTGTCCCATTCTTTTTTTGATTTTTCTGAGTTGTATTTATCCTCATAATCCTCAGTTCCCTCCAGATCTGCTTTTTCGATAACGTCACCCTCCTCTTCTGAGCTGACACTCTTCTTCGAATTCATGTCTCCCTTAGTAGAGTAGTCGTCGTATTGCTCCATTTCCTCCTCATATTTCCTATCCATGCCAGCATTTCTTTTAATGTCCTGCCATTTCCCGACATCTGCACCTTTCTTTAGTACACCACTCTCTTTATTgtactcctcatcatcatcatcaccatcatccatGTCGGCACCCTCATCCTCAAACTTCTCTCCAAGATTGGCTGGGGATTTAGTTGTTATTCCCTCATCAGGGAGTTTGGAGTCTGTGAAAGCTGGACATCCAGACATGACATCATTCTGAATGGGTTCACTCCCTAGCTTCGAGAGCTCGTCTCGTTTTAAAGCTTCGAAGTCCTTGGTGAGATCTTCTGGAGAGGATACAATGGACCCGTCTGCCAAAGCAGCAGCGGATTTTTGGGGGGCTTTGGGGGGCTTTGGGACAGACTTTTTCTCAGCTGTTTTCTCTTTGACCGGTTTTGCTGTTATGTTTTTGTCAGTATTGTCTGTCTTGGGTTTTGCCTGTGTCTTGTTTGCCTTATGGAGGGTTTTCCTGACTTCTGGGGTAAAGGGTTTCAGGTCTGGTTTGGTGATCTTCCTCAGCTCTGACTTACTCAGATCCTTCTttttctcctccttcactgctttTTTAGCAGTATCGTCTTTCTTCACTTCGCGTTTGTTGTCCTCTTTCTTTACTTTACTGATCTCTTTCTTCTCTTTGTCCTTTTTCTCCTCCATCTTAGATGGTCGTTCCTTGGATTGTTTCCTCAGGGTTTTCTCCTTGGACAGCTTCTTTCTCTCCAGTTTGGCTGCTTCGGGTGCTGCCTcactgttttgttgttgtttggtgGCTTTGGTAGCTTTGGCGCTCTCACGCTTCaccttcttctcctctttctttTCAATTTTGTTCTCTTTAGCCGAGTCATTCTTGGACTCCTCTTCCTGCCCTTTAGCTTCCTTCTTGCTGGCTTTTGAGGCCAACTGTGTTTTGGTGGAAGATTTCAGGCTCTCCTTGCTTTCTGTTCTTGATCTCATCTTTGTTTGTTTTATGATTGGAGGCGGGGCCCCAGAGGATATGTCTTTCTGAGTGGCCACTGGGTAGCGCAGGAAGTCCAGGTGCTTCAGCTTTTCAAGCCCCTCCAAGATTTTGTTCTGCGGTGCATttccagggaacagcaccctgacTATCTTCTCTGTTGGACTATGCGGGATCCATACGATAAGAGCTGTTACTGAGGTCAAGTAAGGGACGGATATTTCTCCTTCTTTGCCATTGGACATCACAATCCCAGTCTTGGCCTTACTGTTCCCAGCCCACTTCTGCATAAGGAACTGCATCTCCTTGCTTTCCTTCACAGGGTTCAGAATGTACATGTCTAGCTTGCCAACGCCCAGCTTGTGGAAAAGCGTGATGGGCTCAATGGTGTTGCTAACGACCCTGTACAGGGGTTCTGACTTGATGCCAAGCTT is drawn from Salvelinus fontinalis isolate EN_2023a chromosome 4, ASM2944872v1, whole genome shotgun sequence and contains these coding sequences:
- the map1aa gene encoding microtubule-associated protein 1B isoform X1, coding for MEMEKDPASARRAVAMEIPVAAASLSVAPGEPEEQREPALPFQHRGQHHSTRPPFNHGRFYMLIVIGEISTDHHLQSAKKHIQQGLQSWDIDLTLCDLNRELQLFATRHSAQFSSEVKGQRTLQHKSDVLETVVLVNPSEETTASQIRSLVIDSAGHKLLVLSGQSSEQGGDITLQGGAFTWRHFSDVIADPGVTEVLSNSASDQRPRLTVSCLGDGGWSSLGHSQEQQHLQNLLEYRLNPEPTLPDMEGVAEFTEYVSETVDVLSPFDNLEPPTSGGFLKLSKPCCYIFPGGRGDSALFAVNGFNILVDGGSESRSCFWKLVRHLDRIDSVLLTHIGADNLPGINGLLQRKIAEQEEEQSQGSGGSNTYGDWMKNLISPELGVVFFNVPEKLRMPESTLKVKRSIEEASLTLQYLNKLGIKSEPLYRVVSNTIEPITLFHKLGVGKLDMYILNPVKESKEMQFLMQKWAGNSKAKTGIVMSNGKEGEISVPYLTSVTALIVWIPHSPTEKIVRVLFPGNAPQNKILEGLEKLKHLDFLRYPVATQKDISSGAPPPIIKQTKMRSRTESKESLKSSTKTQLASKASKKEAKGQEEESKNDSAKENKIEKKEEKKVKRESAKATKATKQQQNSEAAPEAAKLERKKLSKEKTLRKQSKERPSKMEEKKDKEKKEISKVKKEDNKREVKKDDTAKKAVKEEKKKDLSKSELRKITKPDLKPFTPEVRKTLHKANKTQAKPKTDNTDKNITAKPVKEKTAEKKSVPKPPKAPQKSAAALADGSIVSSPEDLTKDFEALKRDELSKLGSEPIQNDVMSGCPAFTDSKLPDEGITTKSPANLGEKFEDEGADMDDGDDDDEEYNKESGVLKKGADVGKWQDIKRNAGMDRKYEEEMEQYDDYSTKGDMNSKKSVSSEEEGDVIEKADLEGTEDYEDKYNSEKSKKEWDTKSTDFKSFSTAVASGQTTTAASEQVSFIQDETIPAYSETEQTISDEEIHEEPEDRIPHLRYDVASCDITVPDVPGSFDSVYGVREMRASATSDASDFKAKGFVGRHDPVLAAYPSIITAPLAEEEHISSATSITEYDKLSSFATSMADDQSIASVTAPQTETETGRSSLHLDTVNSIPYRTEATHGKDYLHSAGTISPTSSLEEDKNFSSPPSKEYQPFVTEMEAGRKTKPVHEEYDEEEDEDEDQTPNVDIPLGKLQEGYEQATAAMLLQDKDKSPSTAFAPPSPPSFSSGFKPSSMFEGEERCLRPDDSTVKLASPTQPVPTSSGYSPTEEKKNNKMDKTETELQKMGLSGNKTPFEESDEDDDDDYYEKKDLKPCVKAKYLEQKEGRFLDDESPQEEKLSERDKGLAEDDIKFKYLQNKPGSTDETQFSGYMEQTTKPQIMHSDEQDEVEEDEEDDVVQPSGTGSRALSVEQSKLDFEDDKKDAALSRKKDHVTLKEPEKSVQFNLYDFPERESREKRSEEEIRQDTPYVHGKTFSYSDIYDNKTSYQKDQSEEMGKDSMKEMDTQKKDSAFPSDKEGFTSSHGKDVSSSSSSSSPFPWLHGSESIEKISEPRGYSRESRFPSMADRPEASTTSLSSERDSFPHKVHSDYTSVTGSASAKPSSMSYHDKEVELEIDMRKLTARDEEDYDDYDDEEDEEEDEDDDEEDAIDSDMEKGAKEKSEKEVKSPFIDGVSSKQPQFMVSMAGYGYSSQAKLTSPDDVSSKETDFTDSKLPDEGITSKSTAKLGETFEDEGADMDDDDDDDDDDEEEYKKERDVLKKIADGYNSQAKPTSPDDLSSKEPEFMVSMAGYGYSSQAKLTSPDGLSSKEPEFMVSMAGYGYSSQAKLTSPDGMSSKETDFTDSKLPDKGITTKSPAKLGEKFEDEGADMDDDDDDDDDDDEEYNKERDILKKGADGYNSQAKPISPDGMSSKEPEFMVSMVGYGYNSQAKPTTPPSSTTCKGDTAFSGYSSGFDYSYGGEKDKDKEGKDDYVHSERADGGKKTGDTVGVSSGFHYTTTSATAYSSSSSYSYSSSTSGPSLSTSRQFGEELETPANASDHIFKHDADSAGFEYSSFKDEPGSFKDEHASFKDEHASFKDEHASFKDEHAPFKDEHAPFNDEHAPFKDEHASFKDEHASFKDEHASFKDEHASFKDEHPSFKDEHASFKDEHSSFKDEHSLAMDSSSFSSSCGMVKNEYLEVSEKQMRTATTTPAESTSSLARFSPHSPFEEIKPFHSHSSASSSEDKKEHVASMEGSVVNKGPQSDCFYKPEWADESKLQAAGGYGPFSQSPKEKDAIATGLFGVTSSPRPDSTGKHYFENSDSSEEEDDEEGYMREMGLSFSEKHGSSTTTSGKIDGAGLPDVLTSYMPSSLLPTKPDTVNGPMEVSSMSSPISAGPGASCVSPGLGTAEEKKVRSSYEWNMQKPQMDMVPGDSPPHYRHEDEFEEECEMEPECPARPLSLSSTDHTFGSPFYTEASCRGEAGGRDDDDDSDPDLPPEMGASSYTSSSKASPGYSSSEHRHRKGDLSPSFINPSMQQQSSDEEDEERGRRSDQSQEGDEHDLSVKKRANKQPHHPHFQGDSVPHAGTAGLGLAREDTPPTSVSESIPSQSDSDVPPGTKECPSITGNSNMDSDDDTEYLPVDKFSTMGGGHHHPSSSSRMSPRDPPPAPLMDPLPNPPHPNVCMVDPDALANDQNRATSESPLKKDPKTKGVRKTGKPKSASPARRKRSPMPVKQLPSPRSASLKKKETEKSLRMSHLSDGQGSRDDDLSRSSYNAGRVANGVKSTSGSQRSSSVVPQGPPIYVDLAYIPNHCSAKNVDQEFFKRVRSAYYVVSGNDVGNDEPSRVVLDALLEGKAQWGSNLQVTLIPTHDTDVTREWYQQTHERQQELNIMVLASSSTVVMQDESFPACKIEF
- the map1aa gene encoding microtubule-associated protein 1A isoform X2, with translation MEGVAEFTEYVSETVDVLSPFDNLEPPTSGGFLKLSKPCCYIFPGGRGDSALFAVNGFNILVDGGSESRSCFWKLVRHLDRIDSVLLTHIGADNLPGINGLLQRKIAEQEEEQSQGSGGSNTYGDWMKNLISPELGVVFFNVPEKLRMPESTLKVKRSIEEASLTLQYLNKLGIKSEPLYRVVSNTIEPITLFHKLGVGKLDMYILNPVKESKEMQFLMQKWAGNSKAKTGIVMSNGKEGEISVPYLTSVTALIVWIPHSPTEKIVRVLFPGNAPQNKILEGLEKLKHLDFLRYPVATQKDISSGAPPPIIKQTKMRSRTESKESLKSSTKTQLASKASKKEAKGQEEESKNDSAKENKIEKKEEKKVKRESAKATKATKQQQNSEAAPEAAKLERKKLSKEKTLRKQSKERPSKMEEKKDKEKKEISKVKKEDNKREVKKDDTAKKAVKEEKKKDLSKSELRKITKPDLKPFTPEVRKTLHKANKTQAKPKTDNTDKNITAKPVKEKTAEKKSVPKPPKAPQKSAAALADGSIVSSPEDLTKDFEALKRDELSKLGSEPIQNDVMSGCPAFTDSKLPDEGITTKSPANLGEKFEDEGADMDDGDDDDEEYNKESGVLKKGADVGKWQDIKRNAGMDRKYEEEMEQYDDYSTKGDMNSKKSVSSEEEGDVIEKADLEGTEDYEDKYNSEKSKKEWDTKSTDFKSFSTAVASGQTTTAASEQVSFIQDETIPAYSETEQTISDEEIHEEPEDRIPHLRYDVASCDITVPDVPGSFDSVYGVREMRASATSDASDFKAKGFVGRHDPVLAAYPSIITAPLAEEEHISSATSITEYDKLSSFATSMADDQSIASVTAPQTETETGRSSLHLDTVNSIPYRTEATHGKDYLHSAGTISPTSSLEEDKNFSSPPSKEYQPFVTEMEAGRKTKPVHEEYDEEEDEDEDQTPNVDIPLGKLQEGYEQATAAMLLQDKDKSPSTAFAPPSPPSFSSGFKPSSMFEGEERCLRPDDSTVKLASPTQPVPTSSGYSPTEEKKNNKMDKTETELQKMGLSGNKTPFEESDEDDDDDYYEKKDLKPCVKAKYLEQKEGRFLDDESPQEEKLSERDKGLAEDDIKFKYLQNKPGSTDETQFSGYMEQTTKPQIMHSDEQDEVEEDEEDDVVQPSGTGSRALSVEQSKLDFEDDKKDAALSRKKDHVTLKEPEKSVQFNLYDFPERESREKRSEEEIRQDTPYVHGKTFSYSDIYDNKTSYQKDQSEEMGKDSMKEMDTQKKDSAFPSDKEGFTSSHGKDVSSSSSSSSPFPWLHGSESIEKISEPRGYSRESRFPSMADRPEASTTSLSSERDSFPHKVHSDYTSVTGSASAKPSSMSYHDKEVELEIDMRKLTARDEEDYDDYDDEEDEEEDEDDDEEDAIDSDMEKGAKEKSEKEVKSPFIDGVSSKQPQFMVSMAGYGYSSQAKLTSPDDVSSKETDFTDSKLPDEGITSKSTAKLGETFEDEGADMDDDDDDDDDDEEEYKKERDVLKKIADGYNSQAKPTSPDDLSSKEPEFMVSMAGYGYSSQAKLTSPDGLSSKEPEFMVSMAGYGYSSQAKLTSPDGMSSKETDFTDSKLPDKGITTKSPAKLGEKFEDEGADMDDDDDDDDDDDEEYNKERDILKKGADGYNSQAKPISPDGMSSKEPEFMVSMVGYGYNSQAKPTTPPSSTTCKGDTAFSGYSSGFDYSYGGEKDKDKEGKDDYVHSERADGGKKTGDTVGVSSGFHYTTTSATAYSSSSSYSYSSSTSGPSLSTSRQFGEELETPANASDHIFKHDADSAGFEYSSFKDEPGSFKDEHASFKDEHASFKDEHASFKDEHAPFKDEHAPFNDEHAPFKDEHASFKDEHASFKDEHASFKDEHASFKDEHPSFKDEHASFKDEHSSFKDEHSLAMDSSSFSSSCGMVKNEYLEVSEKQMRTATTTPAESTSSLARFSPHSPFEEIKPFHSHSSASSSEDKKEHVASMEGSVVNKGPQSDCFYKPEWADESKLQAAGGYGPFSQSPKEKDAIATGLFGVTSSPRPDSTGKHYFENSDSSEEEDDEEGYMREMGLSFSEKHGSSTTTSGKIDGAGLPDVLTSYMPSSLLPTKPDTVNGPMEVSSMSSPISAGPGASCVSPGLGTAEEKKVRSSYEWNMQKPQMDMVPGDSPPHYRHEDEFEEECEMEPECPARPLSLSSTDHTFGSPFYTEASCRGEAGGRDDDDDSDPDLPPEMGASSYTSSSKASPGYSSSEHRHRKGDLSPSFINPSMQQQSSDEEDEERGRRSDQSQEGDEHDLSVKKRANKQPHHPHFQGDSVPHAGTAGLGLAREDTPPTSVSESIPSQSDSDVPPGTKECPSITGNSNMDSDDDTEYLPVDKFSTMGGGHHHPSSSSRMSPRDPPPAPLMDPLPNPPHPNVCMVDPDALANDQNRATSESPLKKDPKTKGVRKTGKPKSASPARRKRSPMPVKQLPSPRSASLKKKETEKSLRMSHLSDGQGSRDDDLSRSSYNAGRVANGVKSTSGSQRSSSVVPQGPPIYVDLAYIPNHCSAKNVDQEFFKRVRSAYYVVSGNDVGNDEPSRVVLDALLEGKAQWGSNLQVTLIPTHDTDVTREWYQQTHERQQELNIMVLASSSTVVMQDESFPACKIEF